One genomic window of Choloepus didactylus isolate mChoDid1 chromosome 27, mChoDid1.pri, whole genome shotgun sequence includes the following:
- the LOC119521683 gene encoding zinc finger protein 420-like isoform X1, with translation MASGLVIFKDVAVDFSQEEWECLDSDQKDLYREMMFQNYSNLISVGCSISKPDVISLLEQGKEPWMVAGDMAGRQCLDLQSSCGTKELFPKKDIYEKESLQWERKERLQRHKFDGCSFSDDWENNSLFEREEGNQEEYFRQMIITCENMPTFSQHTAVTRQKSIHTGEKPYKCKECGKAYSRGSFFARHQRIHTGENPYECKECLKSFSNSSSFAYHQRVHSGKRPHECQFCGKFFIRSSHLSQHRRIHTGEKPYECKECEKTFTQCSHLIIHHRIHTGEKPYVCKECGKAFIDGSQLSYHQKHHTSDKPYECKECGKAFIRGSELTRHQKIHTSEKNLKCKECGKAFIRGSELTRHQKIHTSEKNLKCKECGKAFTLSSQLTCHQRIHTGEKFYECKICGKAFLRGSQLTEHQRIHTGEKPYECKECGKAFRRHSHLKEHYRIHTGEKPYQCQECGKAFSCGSKLNRHQKIHTGNAFKPLSYFSLSCS, from the exons ATGGCCTCT GGGTTGGTGATATTCAAGGATGTGGCTGTAGACTTCTCCCAGGAAGAGTGGGAATGCCTGGACTCTGATCAAAAGGACTTGTACAGAGAGATGATGTTCCAGAACTACAGCAACCTGATTTCAGTGG GATGTTCCATTTCTAAGCCAGATGTGATCTCTTTATTGGAGCAAGGGAAGGAACCGTGGATGGTTGCAGGAGATATGGCAGGAAGACAGTGCCTGG ACTTGCAGTCTAGTTGTGGGACCAAGGAATTATTTCCAAAaaaggacatctatgaaaaaGAATCATTACaatgggaaagaaaggaaagacttCAAAGACATAAATTTGATGGCTGTAGTTTCAGTGATGATTGGGAAAACAATAGCCTGTttgagagagaagaaggaaatcaAGAGGAATATTTTAGACAAATGATAATCACCTGTGAAAACATGCCCACTTTTAGCCAGCATACAGCTGTTACTCGTCAAAAGAGCattcatactggagaaaaaccctacaaatgtaaggaatgtgggaaggccTATAGTCGTGGCTCATTCTTTGCTcgacatcagagaattcatactggtgagaatCCCTATGAGTGTAAGGAATGTTTGAAGTCCTTTAGCAATTCCTCCAGCTTTGCTTACCATCAGAGAGTTCACTCTGGCAAGAGACCTCATGAATGTCAGTTTTGTGGGAAGTTCTTTATTCGGAGCTCACATCTTTCTCAACATCGGAGAATTCATACcggtgagaaaccctatgaatgtaaggaatgtgaAAAGACCTTTACTCAGTGCTCACATCTTATTATACATCATagaattcatactggtgagaagCCCTATGtatgtaaagaatgtgggaaagcctttatcGATGGCTCCCAACTTTCTTACCATCAAAAACATCACACTAGTGACAAGCCCTATGAATGCAAagaatgtgggaaggcctttaTTCGTGGCTCAGAACTAACACgacatcagaaaattcatactagtgagaaaaatcttaaatgtaaagaatgtgggaaggcctttaTTCGTGGCTCAGAATTAACACgacatcagaaaattcatactagtgagaaaaatcttaaatgtaaagaatgtgggaaggcctttaCTCTCAGCTCACAACTTACTTGCCaccagagaattcatactggtgaaAAGTTCTATGAATGTAAGATATGTGGGAAGGCCTTTCTTCGTGGCTCACAACTTACtgaacatcagagaattcatactggtgagaaaccttatgaatgtaaagaatgtgggaaggcctttaGGCGTCATTCACATCTTAAAGAGCATTATagaattcatactggtgagaaaccctatCAATGTCAGGAATGTGGAAAGGCATTTAGTTGTGGCTCAAAACTTAATCgacatcagaaaattcatactgGAAATGCTTTTAAGCCTCTGAGCTATTTTTCTCTATCTTGCAGCTGA
- the LOC119521683 gene encoding zinc finger protein 565-like isoform X2 codes for MMFQNYSNLISVGCSISKPDVISLLEQGKEPWMVAGDMAGRQCLDLQSSCGTKELFPKKDIYEKESLQWERKERLQRHKFDGCSFSDDWENNSLFEREEGNQEEYFRQMIITCENMPTFSQHTAVTRQKSIHTGEKPYKCKECGKAYSRGSFFARHQRIHTGENPYECKECLKSFSNSSSFAYHQRVHSGKRPHECQFCGKFFIRSSHLSQHRRIHTGEKPYECKECEKTFTQCSHLIIHHRIHTGEKPYVCKECGKAFIDGSQLSYHQKHHTSDKPYECKECGKAFIRGSELTRHQKIHTSEKNLKCKECGKAFIRGSELTRHQKIHTSEKNLKCKECGKAFTLSSQLTCHQRIHTGEKFYECKICGKAFLRGSQLTEHQRIHTGEKPYECKECGKAFRRHSHLKEHYRIHTGEKPYQCQECGKAFSCGSKLNRHQKIHTGNAFKPLSYFSLSCS; via the exons ATGATGTTCCAGAACTACAGCAACCTGATTTCAGTGG GATGTTCCATTTCTAAGCCAGATGTGATCTCTTTATTGGAGCAAGGGAAGGAACCGTGGATGGTTGCAGGAGATATGGCAGGAAGACAGTGCCTGG ACTTGCAGTCTAGTTGTGGGACCAAGGAATTATTTCCAAAaaaggacatctatgaaaaaGAATCATTACaatgggaaagaaaggaaagacttCAAAGACATAAATTTGATGGCTGTAGTTTCAGTGATGATTGGGAAAACAATAGCCTGTttgagagagaagaaggaaatcaAGAGGAATATTTTAGACAAATGATAATCACCTGTGAAAACATGCCCACTTTTAGCCAGCATACAGCTGTTACTCGTCAAAAGAGCattcatactggagaaaaaccctacaaatgtaaggaatgtgggaaggccTATAGTCGTGGCTCATTCTTTGCTcgacatcagagaattcatactggtgagaatCCCTATGAGTGTAAGGAATGTTTGAAGTCCTTTAGCAATTCCTCCAGCTTTGCTTACCATCAGAGAGTTCACTCTGGCAAGAGACCTCATGAATGTCAGTTTTGTGGGAAGTTCTTTATTCGGAGCTCACATCTTTCTCAACATCGGAGAATTCATACcggtgagaaaccctatgaatgtaaggaatgtgaAAAGACCTTTACTCAGTGCTCACATCTTATTATACATCATagaattcatactggtgagaagCCCTATGtatgtaaagaatgtgggaaagcctttatcGATGGCTCCCAACTTTCTTACCATCAAAAACATCACACTAGTGACAAGCCCTATGAATGCAAagaatgtgggaaggcctttaTTCGTGGCTCAGAACTAACACgacatcagaaaattcatactagtgagaaaaatcttaaatgtaaagaatgtgggaaggcctttaTTCGTGGCTCAGAATTAACACgacatcagaaaattcatactagtgagaaaaatcttaaatgtaaagaatgtgggaaggcctttaCTCTCAGCTCACAACTTACTTGCCaccagagaattcatactggtgaaAAGTTCTATGAATGTAAGATATGTGGGAAGGCCTTTCTTCGTGGCTCACAACTTACtgaacatcagagaattcatactggtgagaaaccttatgaatgtaaagaatgtgggaaggcctttaGGCGTCATTCACATCTTAAAGAGCATTATagaattcatactggtgagaaaccctatCAATGTCAGGAATGTGGAAAGGCATTTAGTTGTGGCTCAAAACTTAATCgacatcagaaaattcatactgGAAATGCTTTTAAGCCTCTGAGCTATTTTTCTCTATCTTGCAGCTGA